In Pithys albifrons albifrons isolate INPA30051 chromosome 16, PitAlb_v1, whole genome shotgun sequence, a genomic segment contains:
- the PDAP1 gene encoding 28 kDa heat- and acid-stable phosphoprotein: MPKGRKGGHKGRARQYTSPEEIDAQLQAEKQKAREEEEQEEGGEGATGDPKKEKKSLDSDESDEDDEDYQQKRKGVEGLIDIENPNRVVQATKKVTQLDLDGPKELSRREREEIEKQKAKERYMKMHLAGKTEQAKADLARLAIIRKQREEAARKKEEERKAKDEAAMAGKRLQSLSLNK, encoded by the exons ATGCCGAAAG gTAGAAAAGGAGGCCACAAAGGCCGAGCAAGGCAGTACACGAGTCCTGAAGAGATTGATGCCCAACTccaagcagaaaagcaaaaggcaAGG GAAGAAGAGGAGCAAGAAGAAGGAGGTGAAGGAGCAACAGGGGACCCCAAAAAGGAGAAGAAGTCTTTAGATTCAGATGAAAGTGATGAAGATGATGAGGATTATCAG CAAAAGCGCAAAGGAGTGGAAGGGTTGATAGACATCGAGAACCCCAATCGTGTCGTTCAGGCCACCAAAAAAGTAACTCAGCTGGACCTGGATGGACCCAAGGAGCTCTCACGACGAGAGAG AGAGGAAATAgagaaacaaaaggcaaaagaaagatACATGAAAATGCACCTTGCTGGGAAAACAGAGCAAGCCAAGGCAGACCTGGCCCGACTCGCCATCATCCGGAAGCAAAGGGAAGAAGCTGccaggaagaaggaagaggaaagaaaag CAAAAGACGAAGCGGCCATGGCAGGCAAGAGACTGCAGTCACTATCCCTTAACAAGTAA
- the ARPC1B gene encoding actin-related protein 2/3 complex subunit 1B, whose product MAYHSFLLEPISCHAWNKDRTQIALCPNNHEVHIYRKDGAKWSKIHELKEHNGQVTGIDWAPESNRLVTCGTDRNAYVWTLKGNVWKPTLVILRINRAARCVKWSPKENKFAVGSGSRLISICYFEQENDWWVCKHIKKPIRSTVLSLDWHPNNVLLAAGSCDFKCRIFSAYIKEVEERPSPTPWGSKMPFGELMFESSSSCGWVHSVCFSASGSRVAWVSHDSTLCLADAGRKMAVATLCTETLPLLAVTFITENSLVAAGHDCCPMLFTYEESQGALTFGGKLDVPKQSSQRGLTARERFQNLDKKASSDTANATLDTLHKNSISQISVLLGGKDKCSQFCTTGMDGGMSIWDVKSLESALKDLKIK is encoded by the exons ATGGCCTACCACAGCTTCCTGCTGGAGCCCATCAGCTGCCATGCCTGGAACAAGGACCGCACCC AGATTGCCCTGTGCCCCAACAACCACGAGGTTCACATTTACCGCAAGGATGGGGCCAAGTGGAGCAAAATCCACGAGCTGAAGGAGCACAACGGGCAGGTGACAG GCATCGACTGGGCCCCTGAGAGCAACCGGCTGGTGACGTGTGGCACCGACCGCAACGCCTACGTGTGGACCCTGAAGGGCAATGTGTGGAAACCCACCCTGGTGATCCTGCGCATCAACCGCGCCGCCCGCTGCGTCAAGTGGTCCCCCAAGGAGAACAAGTTCGCCGTGGGCAGTGGCTCCCGACTCATCTCCATCTGCTACTTCGAGCAGGAGAATGACTG GTGGGTTTGCAAGCACATCAAGAAGCCAATCCGCTCCACAGTGCTCAGCCTCGACTGGCACCCCAACAACGTCCTCCTGGCCGCCGGCTCCTGTGACTTCAAGTGCCG GATCTTCTCAGCCTACATTAAGGAGGTGGAGGAACGGCCCAGCCCCACCCCGTGGGGCTCCAAGATGCCCTTTGGGGAGCTGATGTTCGAGtcaagcagcagctgtgggtgggtgcACAGCGTCTGCTTCTCGGCCAGCGGGTCCCGCGTGGCCTGGGTGAGCCACGACAGCACCCTGTGCCTCGCCGACGCCGGCAGGAAGATGGC CGTTGCCACCCTGTGCACTGAGACCCTGCCCCTCCTCGCTGTCACCTTTATCACCGAGAACAGCCTGGTGGCCGCG GGCCACGACTGCTGTCCGATGCTGTTCACCTATGAGGAGAGCCAGGGTGCCCTGACCTTCGGTGGCAAGCTGGATGTTCCCAAGCAGAGCTCCCAGCGCGGCCTCACCGCCCGCGAGCGCTTCCAGAACCTGGACAAGAAAGCGAGCTCGGACACGGCCAATGCCACGCTGGACACCCTGCACAAGAACAGCATCAG CCAGATCTcggtgctgctgggagggaaggacaaGTGCTCCCAGTTCTGCACCACGGGGATGGACGGTGGCATGAGCATCTGGGATGTCAAG AGCCTGGAGTCGGCACTGAAGGATCTCAAGATCAAATGA